The Urbifossiella limnaea genome has a window encoding:
- a CDS encoding nuclear transport factor 2 family protein gives MSTPDENVAKLRHAYQQWHDTRGGSVQTWLDLMADDVRMRSGPEGKAGMDFTRPGAGKAAAQAYFAGLAADWEMLHFNADEFIAQGDRVVVLSLVAFRFKATGKVAESAKVDVFRFRDGKVAEFFEFFDTAAALAATRPD, from the coding sequence GTGAGCACCCCCGACGAGAACGTGGCGAAGCTGCGGCACGCGTACCAGCAGTGGCACGACACGCGCGGGGGCAGCGTCCAGACGTGGCTCGACCTGATGGCCGACGACGTGCGGATGCGCTCGGGGCCGGAGGGGAAGGCGGGCATGGACTTCACCCGCCCGGGTGCGGGGAAGGCGGCCGCCCAGGCGTACTTCGCCGGCCTCGCCGCCGACTGGGAGATGCTCCACTTCAACGCCGACGAGTTCATCGCGCAGGGCGACCGCGTCGTCGTGCTCAGCCTCGTCGCCTTCCGCTTCAAGGCGACGGGCAAGGTGGCCGAGTCGGCCAAGGTGGACGTGTTCCGCTTCCGCGACGGCAAGGTCGCGGAGTTCTTCGAGTTCTTCGACACCGCCGCGGCCCTCGCCGCGACCCGGCCGGACTGA
- a CDS encoding DUF433 domain-containing protein, with translation MSLGLIRPAHPASNPVTQRTPTRYPLRDGADPAAAGVYGVSEAAGYLHLPARTVRDWAFGREYPTGGGRARSVALIEPADPNGRRLSFLNLVEIHIIASLRRVHRVKAQPVRRAIAYLKKEFGSRRPLLDHHMLTDGTSLFVERYGSLVSVSEAGQLHIRECLEAHLQRVEWDENHHPIRLYPFTHPGTTTAPRFVAINPRVRMGQPCIAGTGVPTAIIAQRHAAGDSVAGLAADYGRSAEEVEEAIRYERRAAA, from the coding sequence ATGTCGCTCGGGCTCATCCGCCCAGCCCACCCCGCGAGCAACCCGGTGACGCAGCGAACCCCAACCCGGTACCCCCTGCGCGACGGGGCCGACCCCGCCGCAGCGGGCGTGTATGGGGTCTCGGAAGCGGCTGGCTACCTCCACCTGCCGGCCCGCACCGTCCGGGACTGGGCCTTCGGCCGCGAGTACCCGACGGGCGGCGGCCGGGCGCGCTCGGTCGCCCTCATCGAGCCCGCCGACCCGAACGGCCGACGGCTGTCGTTCCTGAATCTCGTCGAGATTCACATCATCGCGTCGCTGCGCCGGGTCCACCGCGTCAAGGCGCAGCCGGTCCGCCGGGCCATCGCGTACCTGAAGAAGGAGTTCGGCTCTCGCCGCCCACTACTCGACCACCACATGCTGACCGACGGCACCAGCCTGTTCGTCGAGCGGTATGGGAGTTTGGTCAGCGTCTCGGAGGCCGGACAGTTGCACATCCGGGAATGCCTGGAGGCCCACCTCCAGCGCGTCGAGTGGGACGAGAACCACCACCCGATCCGCTTGTACCCGTTCACCCACCCCGGGACGACGACCGCACCGCGGTTCGTGGCGATCAACCCGCGGGTGCGCATGGGGCAGCCGTGCATCGCCGGCACCGGGGTCCCGACCGCGATCATCGCGCAGCGACACGCCGCGGGGGATTCCGTCGCGGGGCTGGCGGCCGACTATGGGCGATCGGCGGAAGAAGTCGAAGAAGCCATCCGGTACGAACGCCGAGCGGCGGCTTAG
- the rho gene encoding transcription termination factor Rho, with translation MSEPRPMAQGVLELHPKGYGFLRNPARNYVPTPNDAYVSGQLISKFRLAEGVALGGPVEPARKGASGPRLATVEQIEGGDPATYRRRAWDELTPVDPTKWIRLETGPEPLTTRVMDLFTPIGMGQRGLIVAPPRTGKTVLLSHIAQAVVANHPDMHLIVLLVDERPEEVTEMRRSIKGEVVASSSDNDTVTHIRLAQLVVERAKRLVERGRDVFVLLDSLTRLARAYNKQTGSGRTMSGGVDAKALDVPKRLFGSARAFDEGGTLTILGTALIETGSRMDDVIFQEFKGTGNMELVLNRQLAERRIYPAIDLGASGTRKEERLLPAEMLERITLLRRGLMSLKPQDAMEGLVKQLTKTKTNDEFLHNVGKFVK, from the coding sequence ATGTCCGAACCGCGGCCGATGGCTCAAGGAGTTCTTGAGCTCCACCCGAAGGGGTACGGGTTCCTCCGGAACCCGGCCCGCAACTACGTTCCCACCCCCAACGACGCCTACGTCTCCGGGCAACTCATTTCCAAGTTCCGCCTCGCCGAGGGCGTCGCGCTCGGCGGCCCGGTCGAGCCCGCCCGCAAGGGCGCCTCCGGCCCGCGCCTCGCCACCGTCGAGCAGATCGAGGGCGGCGACCCCGCCACGTACCGCCGCCGGGCGTGGGACGAACTCACCCCCGTCGATCCCACCAAGTGGATCCGCCTGGAGACCGGCCCGGAGCCGCTGACGACCCGCGTGATGGACCTGTTCACGCCGATCGGCATGGGCCAGCGCGGCCTCATCGTCGCCCCGCCGCGGACCGGCAAGACGGTACTCCTCTCCCACATCGCGCAGGCGGTCGTGGCCAACCACCCGGACATGCACCTGATCGTGCTGCTGGTGGACGAGCGGCCGGAGGAAGTGACCGAGATGCGCCGCAGCATCAAGGGCGAGGTGGTGGCGTCGAGCTCGGACAACGACACGGTCACGCACATCCGCCTGGCGCAGCTGGTGGTGGAGCGGGCGAAGCGGCTGGTGGAGCGCGGCCGCGACGTGTTCGTGCTGCTGGACAGCCTGACGCGGCTGGCGCGGGCGTACAACAAGCAGACCGGCAGCGGGCGGACGATGAGCGGCGGCGTGGACGCGAAGGCGCTGGACGTGCCGAAGCGGCTGTTCGGCAGCGCCCGCGCGTTCGACGAGGGCGGCACCCTGACCATCCTCGGCACGGCGCTGATCGAGACCGGCAGCCGGATGGACGACGTGATCTTCCAGGAGTTCAAGGGGACGGGCAACATGGAGCTGGTGCTGAACCGCCAGCTCGCCGAGCGGCGCATCTACCCGGCGATCGACCTGGGCGCCTCGGGCACGCGTAAGGAGGAGCGACTGCTGCCGGCGGAGATGCTGGAGCGGATCACGCTCTTGCGGCGGGGGCTGATGTCGCTGAAGCCGCAGGACGCGATGGAGGGGCTGGTGAAGCAGTTGACGAAGACGAAGACGAACGACGAGTTCTTGCACAACGTCGGCAAGTTCGTGAAGTGA
- a CDS encoding DUF1501 domain-containing protein, with amino-acid sequence MFRVVGGCATDCSGVTRRHFVQAGALGGFGLAGLLQARAAQAPARRADTSVILFWMSGGPGHMETWDPKPDAVAQFRGPFGAVRTAVPGTLFGELLPNHARIADKLSVVRSVSHGSGDHTKANHWMLTGFEGPAFNAPDFMSQKRPSMGSAAAKLRGANRPGMPAYAAVPHLRGGTDNFFHYAAYLGRASNPFVAESDPNLPDFRVRNLTLPRDLPFARLDDRRGLVDSLDAARRTADRTPDGDPFRQQAFSLLTSPAAATAFNIGAEPVKVRDAYGRHTYGQSALLARRLVEAGVTFVTVNCVPWDHHATAGRHSTTEGGKLFIPPFDRALAALVTDLHERGLSERVLVVAMGEFGRTPRMNAEGGRDHWGNVFSVLFAGGGLKMGRLVGRSTSKGEYVADRPTTPQDVTATVFHHLGVTAREVWFPDTERRPVPLVEHGEPIRELVG; translated from the coding sequence ATGTTCCGCGTCGTGGGTGGGTGCGCCACCGACTGCTCCGGCGTCACCCGCCGGCACTTCGTGCAAGCCGGCGCCCTCGGCGGGTTCGGCCTCGCCGGGCTCCTGCAAGCGCGCGCCGCGCAGGCCCCCGCCCGCCGCGCCGACACCAGTGTCATCCTGTTCTGGATGAGCGGCGGCCCCGGCCACATGGAGACGTGGGACCCGAAGCCCGACGCCGTGGCCCAGTTCCGCGGCCCGTTCGGCGCCGTGCGCACGGCCGTGCCCGGCACCCTGTTCGGCGAACTGCTGCCGAACCACGCGCGGATCGCCGACAAGCTGTCGGTCGTGCGCAGCGTCTCGCACGGGTCGGGCGACCACACCAAGGCGAACCACTGGATGCTGACCGGGTTCGAGGGGCCGGCGTTCAACGCCCCGGACTTCATGAGCCAGAAGCGGCCGAGCATGGGGAGCGCCGCGGCGAAGCTGCGCGGCGCCAACCGCCCCGGGATGCCGGCCTACGCCGCCGTGCCGCACCTGCGCGGCGGCACCGACAACTTCTTCCACTACGCCGCGTACCTCGGCCGGGCCAGTAACCCGTTCGTCGCCGAGTCGGACCCGAACCTGCCCGACTTCCGCGTCCGCAACCTGACGCTGCCCCGCGACCTGCCGTTCGCCCGCCTCGACGACCGCCGCGGCCTCGTGGACTCGCTCGACGCCGCCCGCCGCACCGCCGACCGCACCCCGGACGGCGACCCGTTCCGCCAGCAGGCGTTCTCGCTGCTGACGAGCCCCGCCGCGGCGACGGCGTTCAACATCGGCGCCGAACCGGTGAAGGTCCGCGACGCCTACGGCCGCCACACCTACGGCCAGAGCGCGCTGCTGGCCCGCCGGCTGGTGGAAGCCGGGGTGACGTTCGTGACGGTGAACTGCGTGCCGTGGGACCACCACGCGACGGCCGGCCGGCACAGCACGACGGAGGGCGGCAAGCTGTTCATCCCGCCGTTCGACCGGGCCCTGGCGGCGCTGGTGACGGACCTCCACGAGCGCGGCCTGAGCGAGCGGGTGCTGGTGGTGGCGATGGGCGAGTTCGGGCGGACGCCGCGGATGAACGCGGAGGGCGGCCGCGACCACTGGGGGAACGTGTTCAGCGTGCTGTTCGCCGGCGGCGGCCTGAAGATGGGTCGGCTGGTGGGCCGGAGCACGTCGAAGGGCGAGTACGTGGCCGACCGCCCGACGACGCCGCAGGACGTGACGGCGACGGTGTTCCACCACCTGGGCGTGACCGCGCGGGAGGTGTGGTTCCCGGACACCGAGCGCCGCCCGGTGCCGCTGGTGGAGCACGGCGAGCCGATCCGCGAGCTGGTGGGCTGA
- a CDS encoding ISAzo13 family transposase, with protein sequence MAARPSLGDNLRHLLPEFTAGDPMRDGVLWTNLSLRELSRRLAAMGTPAGRRTIRRALRALQIGRRTARKKKSMGHHPDRNAQFENIADLRRGYEAAGDPVISVGTKKKELLGNFHRGGETYTSQTVETFDHDFPRAGSGKLIPHGIFDVARNHASIHLNTSHDTGELCCDSIALWWHEHGRAAYPDAKRLLILCDGGGSNSATQYLFQEDLQRLADRLAIELRVAHYPPYCSKHNPIEHKVFPHITRACRGVIFHTVEVARQFIARARTDAGLRVTVSLLDKVYATGRKYVEGFRTSMKIAFDDYLPKWNYRALPQTA encoded by the coding sequence ATGGCGGCCCGACCGTCCCTCGGCGACAACCTCCGGCACCTGCTCCCGGAGTTCACCGCCGGGGACCCGATGCGGGACGGCGTACTCTGGACCAACCTGTCGCTGCGGGAACTGTCGCGGCGGTTGGCGGCGATGGGCACCCCGGCCGGTCGCCGGACGATCCGGCGGGCGTTGCGGGCCCTCCAGATCGGCCGCCGGACGGCCCGCAAGAAGAAGTCGATGGGCCACCACCCCGACCGGAACGCCCAGTTCGAGAACATCGCGGACCTCCGGCGGGGGTACGAGGCGGCCGGCGACCCGGTGATCAGCGTGGGCACGAAGAAGAAGGAACTGCTGGGGAACTTCCACCGCGGCGGGGAGACGTATACGTCCCAGACGGTGGAGACCTTCGACCACGACTTCCCCCGGGCCGGGTCCGGCAAGCTGATCCCCCACGGCATCTTCGACGTGGCCCGCAACCACGCGTCCATCCACCTCAACACGTCGCACGACACCGGCGAACTGTGCTGCGACAGCATCGCGCTGTGGTGGCACGAGCACGGCCGTGCCGCCTACCCGGACGCGAAGCGGTTATTGATCCTGTGCGACGGCGGCGGCAGCAACAGTGCCACCCAGTACCTGTTCCAGGAGGACCTGCAACGCCTGGCGGACCGACTGGCGATCGAACTCCGGGTGGCCCATTACCCGCCGTACTGCTCGAAGCACAATCCGATCGAGCACAAGGTGTTCCCGCACATCACGCGGGCGTGTCGGGGCGTGATCTTCCACACCGTGGAGGTCGCCCGGCAATTCATCGCCCGGGCGAGGACGGACGCCGGCCTGCGGGTGACCGTGAGCCTACTGGACAAGGTGTACGCCACCGGTCGGAAGTACGTCGAAGGGTTCCGGACGAGCATGAAGATCGCCTTCGACGACTACCTCCCGAAATGGAACTACCGAGCCCTACCCCAAACCGCATGA
- a CDS encoding transposase: MLFGGVFERFLEESPLSVMSRATIEHALSASALDALFDRTAERGYTRELLFSTTVDLMTLVVGGKALHVQAAYRHLRDRVPVTLKCVYDKLRNIETGVSAGLVAHVSGRCEGLITALGGGCKSLLPGYRVRVLDGNHLAATQRRLGVTRGHTAGPLPGQSLVVLDPALMLVTDIVPCEDAHTQERALIDQIVPLVRERDVWVADRNFCTAEFLCEVAARRAYVVIRRHGNLSVEAEAGYGAEVATDRGWVGERRVWVCWGGARLVRLRQVRVRLRAPTADGDAEVEILTNLPAKVPAKKVAEIYLKRWKIEGAFHELTVALNCEVNTLGYPRAALFGFCVAVAAYNVLAVLKAALRAVHGEKKVQEEVSGYYLALEWAMVYAGMMIALPASEWEAFGPMPSPELAGHLREWAGKVDLGRIKKAPPRKPTRTATRRIKDKSPHVSTARLLDEGKKTRQAKVSRNP, encoded by the coding sequence ATGCTGTTCGGTGGGGTCTTCGAGCGGTTCCTAGAGGAGAGCCCGCTCAGCGTGATGTCCCGGGCGACCATCGAGCACGCCCTCTCGGCCTCGGCCCTCGACGCGCTGTTCGACCGGACCGCCGAGCGCGGGTACACCCGGGAGTTGCTGTTCTCCACGACGGTCGATCTGATGACCCTGGTGGTCGGCGGCAAGGCCCTCCACGTCCAGGCCGCCTACCGGCACCTGCGGGACCGCGTCCCGGTCACCCTCAAGTGCGTCTACGACAAGCTCCGGAACATCGAGACGGGCGTGTCCGCGGGGCTGGTCGCGCACGTGTCGGGCCGGTGCGAGGGGCTGATCACCGCGCTGGGCGGGGGGTGCAAGAGCCTGCTGCCGGGCTACCGGGTGCGGGTCCTCGACGGCAACCACCTGGCCGCCACCCAGCGGCGGCTGGGCGTCACCCGGGGGCACACCGCCGGCCCCTTGCCCGGGCAGAGTTTGGTCGTGCTCGACCCGGCCCTGATGCTGGTCACCGACATCGTCCCGTGCGAGGACGCCCACACCCAGGAGCGGGCGCTGATCGACCAGATTGTGCCGCTGGTGCGGGAGCGGGACGTGTGGGTCGCGGACCGCAACTTCTGCACGGCGGAGTTCCTGTGTGAGGTGGCCGCCCGGCGGGCCTACGTCGTCATCCGACGCCACGGGAACCTGAGCGTCGAGGCCGAAGCCGGGTACGGGGCCGAGGTCGCGACGGACCGGGGCTGGGTGGGCGAGCGGCGGGTCTGGGTCTGCTGGGGTGGGGCGCGGTTGGTGCGCCTGCGGCAGGTGCGGGTGCGGCTGCGGGCGCCGACCGCGGACGGGGACGCGGAGGTGGAGATCCTGACCAACCTGCCGGCGAAGGTGCCGGCCAAGAAGGTGGCCGAGATCTACCTCAAGCGGTGGAAGATCGAGGGGGCCTTCCACGAGTTGACAGTCGCCTTGAACTGTGAGGTGAACACCCTGGGGTACCCCAGGGCCGCGCTGTTCGGGTTCTGCGTGGCGGTGGCCGCGTACAACGTGCTGGCCGTACTGAAGGCGGCCCTGCGGGCGGTGCATGGTGAGAAGAAGGTGCAGGAGGAGGTGTCGGGGTATTACCTGGCGCTGGAGTGGGCGATGGTGTACGCGGGGATGATGATCGCCCTGCCCGCGTCGGAATGGGAGGCGTTCGGTCCGATGCCCAGCCCGGAGTTGGCCGGCCACCTCCGCGAGTGGGCGGGCAAGGTCGACCTTGGGAGGATCAAGAAAGCGCCGCCCCGGAAGCCGACGAGGACGGCGACCCGACGGATCAAGGACAAGAGCCCACATGTTTCCACGGCCCGGTTGCTCGACGAGGGGAAGAAGACCCGTCAGGCGAAAGTCAGCCGGAATCCGTGA